Proteins from one Mycobacterium sp. SMC-2 genomic window:
- a CDS encoding bifunctional diguanylate cyclase/phosphodiesterase: MTPWAGNPRWRFRLPSRLGWLVAGVYGLAAALVVASSIGGWQGAYATRPVDEIALAVCLLSAAVCAGYAARSTVGRHRRGWLALVTALLGWAAGEVIWAVYDVRPELAHATNPAAAEVVLLLWPFGAFASMLLLSRFSRHSPRRLALDGLIVATSLFVVSWVFVLDQQLREDSGSRVTTVAEIFTDVVLLTTAILMLSREHRGDQPSRNLLAGGVATISVSDIAMVFKSGIGTYQVSDLVDLGRVAGLGLLALAALTSIRESPSPTTRNDEIRSRTRLWLPYLPLVVASAVGVGHAVGLMERGPLAVALGILVAAVLARQFVVLMENQSLLSEVEREAFRDSLTGLANRTYFLQRLEEAVARQSCDIAPIGVLCLDLDNFKSVNDALGHPAGDELLVRVAGRLTAALGDKCVTARLGGDEFAVLLEGSVEESQAEARRVLEAFKAPIVVDGIPIAVRPSIGFTVATGGSDCSVEQLLRHADLAMYAAKREGGQCVRGFLPDLPLAYSSSAAEPAPAAAAVAEPSTGPMRRRATDLATSSPAQPDDGLDGIRWPPTAIRIALAVLAVGVVCFTAASVAFPDASRGVFFSKFLYSALNVLAAGLIAVRAHRLRADRLAWSLIAAGMAFSALGDIVYALWVPNAHSPSVADPGYLAFYPLVYAGILLLMRSCLKRVPMPIRLDSLVCALAVAALAAALRAGPMHAAAARTPATVLVGLVYPWGDLLLLALAVGMLPIVGRRSDVRWGFLVVGLVGFAVADTIYLFQTSAGSYRAGTTLDALWPSSSLLVAIASWARWSSATRPSRRGLGSYAVPVTCTVVALGVAILGHHSRLASTLAALSLIAVAARFAVTFRDVSMLAESHQQAMTDELTALPNRRSLATALTALSASASQARTSSRRALLLLHLDKLREINDSVGHHFGGELLWHIANRLGRNVRRDDLLARVSDEEFAILLGEGSDLIAARAQAGRLLEGMNTPFELDAISVQIDACIAVALYPDHCDHPQELLNRAEAAVPHAKSAISRIAVYESTFEVDRDHDPNLVGELRAALTDGDQLTVHYQPKVDAADGSVHSVEALLRWQHPARGLLLPEEFLPAAERAGLMRTVANRTLDLALEQTRSWRDQGVPLTVAVNLSTASLLDLDLAVTIERLLRTHDLPADALIVEITESALVDSERSRNTVAALQLLGVRISLDDYGTGWSSLARLQDVSVDELKLDRRFVARLAQDPRSVAIVQSTVDLAQNLGADLVAEGVEDEVTLSALRSYGCTITQGFVHSPPLPPDKLLRWMTAKGATAGSVESQRVAD; the protein is encoded by the coding sequence ATGACACCCTGGGCGGGAAATCCCCGGTGGCGGTTCCGGCTGCCTTCGCGCCTCGGTTGGCTGGTGGCCGGCGTATACGGTTTGGCCGCCGCGCTGGTGGTCGCGTCCTCGATCGGTGGCTGGCAGGGTGCCTACGCCACCCGACCGGTCGACGAAATCGCTTTGGCGGTTTGCCTGCTGTCGGCGGCGGTGTGTGCCGGCTATGCGGCCCGGTCCACCGTCGGGCGGCACCGGCGCGGATGGCTGGCGTTGGTGACGGCGCTGCTGGGCTGGGCGGCCGGCGAGGTCATCTGGGCCGTCTACGACGTGCGTCCGGAACTGGCCCATGCCACCAACCCGGCCGCCGCCGAGGTCGTGCTGCTGCTCTGGCCGTTCGGCGCCTTCGCGTCGATGTTGCTGTTGTCGCGCTTTTCCCGCCACAGTCCACGGCGGCTGGCGCTCGACGGTCTCATCGTGGCGACCTCGCTGTTCGTGGTGTCGTGGGTATTCGTGCTCGACCAACAACTGCGCGAGGACAGCGGGTCGCGGGTGACGACCGTCGCGGAAATCTTCACCGACGTCGTCCTCCTGACGACCGCAATCCTGATGCTTTCCCGGGAGCATCGCGGCGACCAGCCGAGCCGCAACCTGCTGGCGGGCGGCGTGGCGACCATCAGCGTCTCCGACATCGCGATGGTGTTCAAGAGCGGGATCGGCACCTATCAGGTGAGCGATCTGGTCGACCTGGGCAGGGTGGCCGGGCTGGGATTGCTGGCGCTGGCCGCACTGACGAGCATCCGCGAGTCCCCGTCGCCGACAACGCGCAACGACGAGATTCGGTCCCGTACCCGGCTGTGGTTGCCGTATCTGCCGCTGGTGGTGGCCTCCGCGGTCGGAGTGGGTCACGCGGTGGGCCTGATGGAGCGCGGGCCGTTGGCGGTCGCGCTGGGCATCCTCGTGGCCGCGGTGCTCGCCCGCCAGTTCGTGGTGCTGATGGAGAACCAGAGTCTGCTGTCGGAGGTCGAGCGGGAAGCGTTTCGTGACAGCCTGACGGGGCTGGCCAATCGGACCTATTTCCTGCAACGACTGGAAGAGGCCGTCGCGCGCCAAAGCTGCGATATCGCACCCATCGGTGTGCTGTGCCTGGACCTCGACAACTTCAAATCGGTCAACGACGCCCTCGGCCACCCCGCCGGTGACGAACTGCTGGTGCGGGTCGCCGGGCGGCTCACCGCCGCCTTGGGCGACAAGTGCGTCACCGCCCGCCTTGGCGGTGACGAATTCGCGGTGCTGCTGGAAGGCTCCGTCGAGGAGTCGCAAGCGGAGGCGCGCCGGGTGCTCGAGGCGTTCAAAGCCCCAATCGTGGTCGACGGCATTCCCATAGCGGTCCGACCGAGTATCGGTTTCACGGTGGCCACCGGCGGGTCGGACTGCAGTGTCGAACAGCTCCTCCGCCACGCCGACCTGGCGATGTATGCCGCCAAACGCGAAGGCGGCCAGTGCGTTCGCGGCTTCCTGCCCGATTTGCCCCTGGCGTACTCGTCGTCGGCCGCCGAGCCGGCCCCGGCGGCAGCGGCGGTGGCTGAGCCGAGTACCGGCCCGATGCGCAGGCGGGCCACCGACCTGGCGACGTCCAGCCCGGCGCAACCGGACGACGGTCTCGACGGCATTCGGTGGCCACCGACGGCAATCCGGATTGCGTTGGCCGTCTTGGCGGTTGGCGTGGTCTGCTTCACCGCGGCCAGCGTCGCCTTCCCGGATGCGAGCCGCGGCGTCTTTTTCTCCAAATTCCTGTATTCGGCGTTGAACGTGCTGGCGGCCGGGCTGATTGCCGTTCGCGCACACCGCCTCAGGGCCGACCGGCTTGCGTGGTCCCTGATCGCGGCCGGCATGGCATTCTCGGCACTCGGCGACATCGTCTACGCATTGTGGGTTCCGAATGCCCACTCGCCGTCGGTTGCCGATCCCGGATACCTGGCGTTCTACCCGCTCGTCTACGCCGGGATTCTGCTGCTGATGCGATCCTGCCTGAAACGGGTGCCGATGCCCATCCGCCTCGATTCGCTGGTGTGCGCGTTGGCCGTGGCCGCGCTGGCCGCCGCGCTGAGGGCCGGACCCATGCACGCCGCAGCGGCCCGGACGCCCGCGACCGTGCTGGTGGGTCTGGTCTACCCCTGGGGTGATCTGCTGCTGCTGGCCCTGGCCGTCGGCATGTTGCCAATCGTCGGCCGGCGCAGCGACGTTCGGTGGGGCTTTCTCGTTGTCGGCCTGGTCGGCTTCGCGGTCGCGGACACCATCTACCTCTTTCAGACATCGGCGGGCTCATACCGGGCGGGCACCACGCTGGACGCACTCTGGCCGTCTTCGTCGCTGTTGGTGGCGATCGCCAGCTGGGCGCGTTGGTCGTCGGCGACACGGCCATCGCGGCGCGGGCTCGGCTCCTATGCGGTGCCGGTGACGTGCACCGTGGTGGCACTCGGCGTGGCCATCCTGGGGCACCACTCGCGGCTCGCTTCGACCCTCGCCGCGCTGAGCCTCATCGCGGTCGCCGCGCGGTTCGCGGTGACCTTCCGAGATGTCAGCATGCTGGCCGAAAGCCACCAGCAGGCCATGACCGACGAATTGACCGCCCTGCCCAATCGGCGGTCACTGGCGACGGCGCTCACCGCGCTGTCGGCCTCAGCGTCGCAGGCGAGGACGTCATCGCGTCGCGCGCTGCTCTTGCTGCACCTCGACAAGCTGCGGGAGATCAACGACTCGGTCGGCCACCATTTCGGCGGCGAACTTCTGTGGCACATCGCAAACCGATTGGGGCGCAACGTCCGTCGCGACGATCTGCTCGCGCGTGTCAGTGACGAAGAATTCGCCATCCTGCTCGGCGAAGGGTCCGACTTGATCGCCGCCCGCGCCCAGGCCGGCCGATTGCTCGAGGGCATGAACACCCCGTTCGAACTGGATGCGATCAGTGTGCAGATCGACGCCTGCATCGCCGTCGCGCTCTACCCCGACCATTGCGACCATCCCCAGGAGCTGCTGAATCGGGCCGAAGCGGCGGTCCCGCATGCCAAGTCCGCCATCAGCAGAATCGCCGTGTACGAGTCGACTTTCGAGGTGGACCGCGACCACGATCCCAACCTCGTCGGGGAGCTGCGCGCAGCGCTCACCGACGGCGACCAGTTGACGGTGCATTACCAGCCCAAGGTCGACGCGGCCGACGGAAGCGTCCACAGCGTCGAGGCGCTGCTGCGCTGGCAGCATCCCGCCCGTGGGTTGTTGCTGCCGGAGGAGTTCCTGCCCGCCGCCGAGCGCGCCGGTTTGATGCGCACGGTCGCCAATCGCACCCTCGACCTCGCGCTCGAGCAGACTCGGTCCTGGCGAGACCAGGGGGTCCCGCTGACCGTCGCAGTGAACTTGTCGACGGCGAGCCTGCTCGACCTCGACCTCGCGGTCACCATCGAGCGGTTGCTGCGGACCCACGACTTGCCCGCTGACGCACTGATCGTCGAGATCACCGAGAGCGCCCTGGTCGACTCGGAGCGGTCCCGCAACACCGTGGCCGCCCTGCAGCTCCTCGGTGTTCGCATCTCGCTGGACGACTACGGCACCGGATGGTCGTCGCTGGCCCGCCTGCAGGATGTGTCGGTCGACGAGCTGAAGCTCGACAGGCGATTCGTGGCCCGGCTGGCCCAGGACCCTAGATCGGTGGCCATCGTGCAGTCCACCGTGGACCTGGCGCAGAACTTGGGCGCAGACCTCGTCGCCGAGGGGGTCGAGGACGAGGTCACCCTGAGCGCGCTGCGGAGTTACGGCTGCACCATCACCCAGGGGTTCGTGCACAGCCCACCGTTGCCACCGGACAAACTGCTGCGCTGGATGACGGCCAAGGGCGCGACCGCCGGGTCGGTCGAGTCCCAGCGTGTCGCGGACTGA
- a CDS encoding LLM class flavin-dependent oxidoreductase has translation MRLSVLDLVPVRTDQTTRDALAATVQLAQAADRLGFTRYWVAEHHNMPSVGATSPPVLIAYLAAQTSQLRLGSGGVMLPNHAPLAVAEQFALLEAAAPGRIDLGIGRAPGSDPVTSYALRGGRDDRDIENFPEYLDDVAALMSARGVVVPLRSGDYRLKATPAAAGEPRLWLLGSSMYSAHLAAAKGLPYVFAHHFSGNGTEEALEVYRSRFKPSAVAAEPVTFLTVNAAVAETRDEATALMLPNLQMMAKLRTGQPLGPVPLVEEAEGAELTPQQRRIVESGLRRAVLGTPAEAAEQLWALAQRFDVDEVMINPVASARRGTEPATAPARVTTLELLAKELF, from the coding sequence GTGCGTCTTTCCGTCCTTGACCTCGTCCCGGTGCGCACGGACCAGACGACCCGCGATGCGCTCGCGGCGACCGTGCAGCTCGCACAGGCCGCCGATCGGCTGGGTTTCACGCGCTACTGGGTCGCCGAGCACCACAACATGCCGTCCGTCGGCGCCACCAGCCCGCCGGTCCTGATCGCCTATCTCGCGGCGCAAACCTCGCAGCTGCGGCTCGGGTCCGGCGGTGTCATGCTGCCCAATCACGCGCCGCTGGCGGTGGCCGAGCAGTTCGCGCTGCTGGAAGCCGCCGCGCCGGGCCGCATCGACCTGGGCATCGGCCGAGCGCCCGGATCGGACCCGGTGACCTCCTACGCGCTGCGCGGCGGCCGGGACGATCGCGACATCGAGAACTTCCCGGAATACCTCGACGACGTGGCGGCGCTGATGAGCGCGCGCGGCGTAGTGGTGCCGCTGCGCTCGGGGGACTACCGGCTCAAGGCCACGCCGGCAGCGGCCGGGGAGCCGCGCCTGTGGTTGTTGGGCTCGTCGATGTACTCGGCGCACCTGGCTGCCGCCAAGGGGTTGCCGTACGTCTTCGCGCATCACTTCTCCGGCAACGGAACCGAGGAGGCGCTCGAGGTGTATCGCTCCCGGTTCAAGCCGAGCGCCGTGGCGGCCGAGCCGGTGACGTTTCTGACCGTCAACGCGGCGGTGGCCGAAACCCGCGACGAGGCAACGGCATTGATGCTGCCCAACCTGCAGATGATGGCGAAGCTGCGCACCGGACAGCCCCTCGGGCCGGTGCCGCTCGTGGAAGAGGCCGAAGGCGCCGAGCTGACGCCCCAGCAGCGGCGCATCGTGGAGAGCGGGCTGCGACGAGCGGTCCTGGGTACGCCGGCCGAGGCGGCCGAACAATTGTGGGCGCTCGCGCAACGGTTCGACGTCGACGAGGTGATGATCAACCCGGTCGCCTCGGCCCGCCGGGGCACCGAGCCGGCCACCGCGCCGGCGCGGGTAACCACCCTGGAATTGCTCGCCAAGGAGCTGTTCTGA
- a CDS encoding FAD-binding protein yields MTDILISGASVAGATAAYWLGRHGYSVTVVERHAGPRPGGQAIDVRGPALGVLERMGLLAAAQKRRTQIRGASVVDRDGNELSRDTESTPTGGPIDSPDIELLRDDLVELLYGASQWTAEYIFDDTITGLDDDGAAVNVTFERAPARRFDLVIGADGLHSNVRRLVFGPEEQFIERLGTHAAIFTVPNFLGLDYWQTWHYGDSTMAGVYSARNNTEARAMLGFMDTDLRIDYRDTEAQFAELERRMADDGWVRPQLLEYMRSAPDFYFDEMSQIKMDRWSNGRVALVGDAGYCCSPLSGQGTSVALLGAYILAGELAAAGDDYALGFANYHKEFNDYVNRNQWLVVDNIPGGAPIPQEVFDRIVSSITLKDY; encoded by the coding sequence GTGACTGACATTTTGATTTCCGGTGCCAGCGTGGCCGGTGCGACGGCGGCCTATTGGCTTGGACGGCACGGCTATTCGGTCACCGTGGTGGAGCGCCACGCCGGGCCGCGGCCGGGCGGTCAGGCGATCGACGTGCGTGGGCCGGCGCTGGGAGTGCTGGAACGCATGGGGCTGCTGGCCGCCGCCCAGAAGCGCAGGACGCAAATTCGCGGCGCGTCCGTCGTCGACCGCGACGGCAACGAACTGTCCCGCGACACCGAGTCGACACCCACCGGCGGCCCCATCGACAGCCCCGACATTGAACTTCTGCGTGACGACCTGGTCGAATTGCTTTACGGCGCAAGCCAATGGACGGCCGAATACATCTTCGATGACACCATCACCGGCTTGGACGACGACGGCGCCGCCGTCAACGTGACCTTCGAACGCGCCCCCGCGCGCCGCTTCGACTTGGTGATCGGCGCCGACGGATTGCATTCCAACGTGCGCCGATTGGTGTTCGGCCCCGAGGAGCAATTCATCGAGAGGCTGGGCACCCACGCGGCGATCTTCACCGTGCCCAACTTCCTGGGCCTCGATTACTGGCAGACCTGGCATTACGGGGACTCCACCATGGCCGGGGTCTACAGCGCCCGCAACAACACCGAGGCCCGCGCCATGCTCGGTTTTATGGACACCGATCTGCGGATCGACTACCGCGACACCGAAGCGCAGTTCGCCGAGCTGGAACGGCGGATGGCCGACGACGGGTGGGTGCGTCCGCAGCTGCTGGAATACATGCGCAGCGCGCCGGATTTCTATTTCGACGAGATGTCGCAGATCAAGATGGATCGCTGGTCCAATGGCAGGGTCGCGCTGGTCGGCGACGCCGGCTATTGCTGCTCGCCGCTGTCGGGTCAGGGCACCAGCGTCGCGCTGCTGGGCGCCTACATCCTGGCCGGCGAGCTGGCCGCCGCGGGTGACGACTATGCACTCGGCTTCGCCAACTACCACAAAGAGTTCAACGACTACGTTAATCGCAACCAATGGCTGGTCGTCGACAACATTCCGGGCGGGGCGCCCATACCGCAGGAGGTCTTCGACCGTATCGTCAGTTCGATCACGCTCAAGGACTACTGA
- a CDS encoding uracil-DNA glycosylase, with protein sequence MQDVHVLVHPRTGQAFDSPVVPGTGWPGDPATPQTTVAADAAGVTALAAQVASIPELDAVISVCRACPRLVAWREDVAVLKRRAFADQPYWGRPVPGWGSERPRMLIVGLAPAAHGGNRTGRMFTGDRSGDQLYAALYRAGLVNQPTSVDAADGLRANGVRIVAPVRCAPPANAPTPVERDTCWPWLEAEWRLVSDHVRTIVALGGFAWQIALRLPGASAMRKPRFGHGVVAQFAPGVRLLGCYHPSQQNMFTGRLTPAMLDDIFRDAKRLAGIK encoded by the coding sequence CTGCAGGATGTTCATGTGCTCGTCCACCCACGCACCGGCCAGGCGTTCGACTCTCCAGTGGTTCCCGGCACCGGATGGCCGGGCGATCCGGCGACCCCGCAGACCACGGTGGCCGCCGACGCCGCAGGGGTCACGGCCCTGGCGGCGCAGGTCGCGTCGATCCCCGAACTCGACGCCGTGATCAGCGTCTGCCGGGCCTGCCCGCGGCTGGTCGCCTGGCGCGAGGACGTCGCCGTCCTCAAGCGGCGCGCCTTCGCCGACCAGCCGTATTGGGGCCGGCCGGTGCCGGGCTGGGGGTCGGAGCGGCCCCGGATGCTGATCGTCGGGTTGGCGCCCGCCGCGCACGGCGGCAACCGGACCGGACGTATGTTCACCGGCGACCGGTCCGGTGATCAGCTTTATGCGGCGCTGTACCGGGCCGGACTGGTGAACCAGCCGACCAGTGTGGATGCCGCGGATGGGTTGCGGGCCAACGGCGTTCGCATCGTGGCGCCGGTGCGGTGCGCGCCTCCGGCCAACGCCCCGACGCCCGTGGAGCGCGACACCTGCTGGCCCTGGCTGGAGGCCGAATGGCGGCTGGTGTCCGATCATGTGCGCACGATCGTGGCTTTGGGCGGATTCGCCTGGCAAATCGCGCTGCGACTGCCGGGCGCGTCGGCGATGCGCAAGCCGCGGTTCGGCCACGGGGTGGTCGCGCAATTCGCGCCCGGTGTGCGGTTACTCGGTTGCTACCACCCGAGCCAGCAAAACATGTTTACCGGTAGGTTGACACCAGCGATGCTCGACGACATATTCCGCGACGCAAAGAGGCTGGCAGGTATCAAGTGA
- a CDS encoding MFS transporter — MSHPSRGPAFLILFATLLATTGTGISIIAFPWLALQHHDRARDASIVAAAMTLPLVLATLVAGTAVDFIGRRRVSLVSDSLSCAAVAAVPLAAGLFGVDAINVAELAALAFCAAAFDPAGTTARQSMLPEAAARAGWSLDRTNGIYEAALNLGFMVGPGIGGLMISTVGGVNTMWVTAGCFGLSLLAIGALRLQGAGKPHHATRPEGLVSGIVEGLRFVWTLRVLRTLGLIDLAVTALYLPMESVLFPKYFADKDQPAQLGWALMAIAVGGVAGALGYAALSTHTRRRTAVLTATLTFGAATVGIAFLPPLPVILVLCAVTGLVYGPIQPIYNYVMQTRAPQHLRGRVVGVMAGLTYTAGPLGLLVAGPLADAAGLKVTFLALAVPILLIGLVALRLPSLRELDRAPEFEASRRSPL, encoded by the coding sequence ATGAGCCACCCGAGCCGCGGCCCGGCGTTTCTGATCCTGTTCGCCACGCTGCTGGCGACGACGGGTACCGGCATCTCGATAATCGCGTTCCCCTGGTTGGCGTTGCAGCACCACGACCGCGCGCGCGACGCGTCGATCGTGGCAGCGGCCATGACGCTGCCGCTGGTCCTCGCCACGCTGGTCGCCGGTACCGCGGTCGACTTCATCGGGCGCCGCCGGGTGTCGCTGGTCTCCGACTCGCTGTCGTGCGCGGCGGTGGCCGCCGTCCCGCTGGCCGCCGGGCTGTTCGGGGTGGACGCGATCAACGTCGCCGAGCTGGCGGCGCTGGCGTTCTGCGCGGCCGCTTTCGACCCGGCCGGGACGACGGCGCGCCAGTCGATGCTGCCGGAGGCCGCCGCCCGCGCGGGCTGGTCGCTGGACCGCACCAACGGCATCTACGAGGCCGCGCTCAACCTGGGTTTCATGGTGGGCCCGGGCATCGGCGGCTTGATGATCTCGACGGTCGGCGGCGTCAACACGATGTGGGTCACGGCGGGTTGTTTCGGGTTGTCCCTGTTGGCCATTGGTGCGCTGCGGCTCCAGGGGGCCGGTAAGCCCCACCACGCGACCCGCCCCGAGGGGTTGGTGTCCGGCATCGTCGAAGGGCTTCGGTTCGTCTGGACGCTGCGGGTGCTCCGGACGCTCGGTCTGATCGACCTGGCGGTGACCGCGCTGTACCTGCCGATGGAAAGCGTGCTGTTCCCAAAGTATTTCGCCGACAAGGACCAGCCCGCACAGCTGGGTTGGGCGTTGATGGCGATCGCGGTCGGCGGCGTGGCGGGCGCGCTTGGCTATGCCGCGCTGTCGACACACACCCGGCGTCGCACGGCCGTGTTGACGGCGACCCTCACCTTCGGCGCCGCGACGGTCGGCATCGCGTTCCTGCCGCCGCTGCCGGTCATCCTGGTGCTCTGCGCGGTCACCGGCCTGGTCTACGGGCCGATCCAGCCCATCTACAACTACGTCATGCAGACCCGGGCGCCGCAGCATCTGCGCGGTCGAGTGGTCGGGGTGATGGCGGGGCTGACCTACACCGCGGGACCGCTCGGCTTGCTGGTGGCCGGTCCGCTCGCCGATGCCGCCGGATTGAAGGTCACCTTCCTGGCGCTGGCGGTGCCGATTCTGTTGATCGGCCTGGTGGCGTTGAGGCTGCCGTCGCTGCGGGAATTGGACCGCGCGCCGGAGTTCGAGGCGAGTCGGCGTTCGCCGCTGTGA
- a CDS encoding SHOCT domain-containing protein — translation MRAYADVLAAEQSALSVTIGNPNLVDNTEVRWKLHVRVTPDGEPPFEAGVTALLPQLTRPRPGMRLAVLYDPKDHSRVQVDHRPAATAGVAIDAVTAARPDLAGAQVMGMPMADVIRRAIADPTAFREEMMRRGAEMQQQALGAMQAAQTQQAHQDPIDRLERLAALKDRGLLTDEEFEQQKRKILGD, via the coding sequence GTGCGCGCGTACGCGGACGTCCTGGCCGCGGAGCAATCGGCGCTGTCGGTCACCATCGGCAACCCGAACCTGGTTGACAACACCGAGGTTCGCTGGAAGCTGCACGTGAGGGTAACGCCGGACGGTGAGCCGCCGTTCGAGGCCGGCGTCACCGCGCTGCTGCCCCAGCTCACCAGGCCCCGGCCCGGCATGCGACTGGCGGTGCTCTACGACCCGAAGGACCACAGCCGCGTTCAAGTCGATCACCGGCCGGCCGCCACGGCCGGCGTGGCCATCGACGCCGTGACGGCGGCCCGCCCCGACCTGGCGGGCGCGCAGGTCATGGGGATGCCGATGGCCGATGTCATTCGGCGAGCCATCGCGGACCCCACCGCCTTCCGGGAAGAGATGATGCGGCGCGGGGCCGAGATGCAGCAGCAGGCGCTCGGCGCAATGCAGGCGGCGCAAACCCAACAAGCCCACCAGGACCCGATCGATCGGCTCGAACGGTTGGCCGCGCTGAAAGACCGGGGCTTGCTCACCGACGAGGAATTCGAGCAGCAAAAGCGCAAGATTCTCGGCGACTGA
- a CDS encoding FAD-binding oxidoreductase: MNADVLAELTAGLPDGMVVTDPAVTEGYRQDRAFDPSAGKPLAVVRPRRTEDVQTVLRWACAHGVPVVTRGAGSGLSGGATALDNGIVLSTEKMRDITVDPVTRTAVCQPGLFNAEVKKAAAEHGLWYPPDPSSFEICSIGGNIATNAGGLCCVKYGVTTDYVLGMQVVLADGTAVRLGGPRLKDVAGLSLTKLFVGSEGTLGVVTEVTLRLVPKQNASSIVVASFATVEAAVDAVLGVTARLRPSMLEFMDSVAINAVEDTLRMDLDRGAAAMLVAGSDERGRAAFDDASVMAAVFAESGATEVFSTDDPDEGEAFVAARRFCIPAVEAKGSLLLEDVGVPLPALGRLVTGIAGIAAESDLTISVIAHAGDGNTHPLIVYDPADAAMSERAHLAFGEIMDLAVGLGGTITGEHGVGRLKRPWLAGYLGPEVMDLNRRIKQALDPQGILNPGAGI; encoded by the coding sequence GTGAATGCTGACGTCCTGGCCGAGCTCACCGCGGGCCTGCCCGACGGCATGGTCGTCACCGACCCGGCCGTGACCGAGGGCTACCGGCAGGACCGGGCGTTCGACCCGTCGGCCGGCAAACCACTGGCCGTGGTCCGGCCGCGGCGCACCGAAGACGTGCAGACGGTGTTGCGCTGGGCTTGTGCTCACGGGGTGCCGGTGGTGACCCGCGGAGCCGGCAGCGGCCTGTCCGGCGGGGCGACGGCGCTGGACAACGGCATCGTCCTGTCGACGGAGAAGATGCGCGACATCACCGTCGACCCGGTGACCCGCACCGCGGTGTGCCAGCCCGGGCTGTTCAACGCCGAAGTCAAGAAGGCCGCCGCCGAGCACGGCCTGTGGTATCCGCCCGATCCGTCGTCGTTCGAAATCTGCAGCATCGGCGGCAACATCGCGACCAATGCCGGCGGCCTGTGTTGCGTGAAGTACGGCGTCACCACCGACTACGTGCTGGGCATGCAGGTGGTGCTGGCCGACGGTACGGCGGTCCGACTCGGCGGCCCCCGGCTCAAGGACGTCGCGGGGCTGTCGTTGACGAAGTTGTTCGTCGGCAGCGAGGGCACCCTGGGCGTCGTCACCGAGGTCACGCTGCGGCTGGTGCCCAAGCAGAACGCGTCCAGCATCGTGGTGGCGAGCTTCGCCACCGTAGAGGCGGCGGTCGATGCGGTGCTCGGGGTGACCGCGCGGCTGCGCCCATCGATGCTGGAGTTCATGGATTCGGTGGCGATCAACGCCGTCGAGGACACGTTGCGCATGGACCTGGACCGTGGGGCGGCCGCCATGCTGGTGGCCGGGTCCGACGAAAGGGGGCGAGCGGCCTTTGACGACGCTTCGGTCATGGCCGCGGTTTTCGCGGAAAGCGGTGCGACGGAGGTGTTTTCGACCGACGACCCCGACGAGGGTGAGGCCTTCGTCGCCGCCCGCCGGTTCTGCATCCCCGCGGTCGAGGCGAAGGGATCGCTACTGCTCGAGGATGTCGGCGTACCGCTCCCGGCGCTGGGCAGGCTGGTCACCGGCATCGCGGGCATCGCCGCCGAGAGTGACCTGACCATCTCGGTGATCGCCCACGCCGGTGACGGCAACACCCATCCGCTGATCGTGTACGACCCCGCGGATGCCGCGATGTCCGAGCGGGCACATCTGGCCTTCGGCGAGATCATGGACCTGGCCGTCGGGCTCGGCGGCACCATCACCGGTGAGCACGGCGTCGGCCGATTGAAGCGGCCGTGGCTGGCCGGCTACCTCGGGCCGGAGGTGATGGACCTCAACCGGCGCATCAAGCAGGCCCTGGACCCCCAGGGCATTCTCAACCCCGGCGCGGGTATCTGA